The following are encoded together in the Magnetococcales bacterium genome:
- a CDS encoding DUF2934 domain-containing protein: protein MSADNEEKIRLRAYALWEEQHHPHGRDLEFWFEAEQQLKLSGEIGRHDYANDPVVIAHPAEQ from the coding sequence ATGTCAGCCGACAATGAGGAAAAAATTCGTTTGCGCGCCTATGCCCTGTGGGAAGAACAGCATCATCCCCATGGCCGGGATCTGGAGTTCTGGTTCGAGGCGGAACAACAATTGAAGCTTTCCGGCGAGATTGGACGGCACGATTACGCCAACGATCCGGTTGTCATCGCCCATCCGGCAGAACAATAA
- a CDS encoding tetratricopeptide repeat protein, producing the protein MDLAHLTGWAALAITVGAVVFRAGYRMGREDASGSGEDQERRQETSYTFRGLNFLLSDEPDKAIEAFVNVVRINSETVEIHLSLGNLFRSRGEVGRAIRIHQNLIARPNLSDAHRKAALYALAEDYRQGGFVDRAVDAYRRVLDLDAHHRKALAGLQAIHENEGRWDMALEVLRRLIKVTGEEDPRREAHLLIKIGLEQSRGGEENDNQPAIEWFRKAIRVYPGCVEAFRLLGEAQLNQGKIKAAIQTFATLKKNRPSHFFMLVEPLKRAYAQKGDMEGFESCMWDAINAPTASPRLVALWSRELQSHRRTREAVDVLLKGYSKYPGSVELARFLVRLLEHLNREEEALGVAVRCLDHLMSRQPGFQCSQCGFQSQDIYWKCPQCHRWDTMEPFSG; encoded by the coding sequence ATGGATCTAGCGCATTTGACAGGTTGGGCCGCCCTGGCGATCACGGTCGGAGCCGTTGTCTTTCGGGCCGGCTACCGGATGGGGCGCGAGGATGCCTCCGGTTCGGGTGAAGATCAGGAACGGCGGCAGGAAACCTCCTATACCTTTCGTGGTCTCAACTTTCTCCTGTCCGATGAACCCGACAAGGCCATCGAAGCCTTTGTCAATGTCGTCCGGATCAACTCGGAAACCGTCGAGATTCATCTTTCCCTGGGCAACCTGTTTCGTTCACGCGGCGAAGTGGGACGGGCCATCCGCATCCATCAAAACCTGATCGCCCGCCCCAATCTGAGTGATGCCCATCGCAAGGCGGCATTGTATGCCCTGGCGGAAGATTACCGCCAAGGGGGGTTTGTCGATCGGGCTGTGGATGCCTATCGCCGGGTGTTGGACCTGGATGCCCATCATCGCAAGGCATTGGCGGGACTTCAGGCAATCCATGAAAACGAGGGTCGGTGGGATATGGCCCTGGAGGTTCTTCGCCGGCTGATCAAGGTGACCGGAGAAGAGGATCCCCGGCGTGAAGCCCATCTACTGATCAAGATCGGCCTGGAGCAATCGCGAGGCGGCGAAGAAAACGACAATCAACCGGCGATCGAATGGTTTCGCAAGGCGATTCGGGTCTATCCCGGATGCGTGGAAGCGTTTCGTCTGCTGGGAGAGGCCCAGTTGAACCAGGGGAAGATCAAGGCGGCGATCCAAACCTTTGCCACATTGAAAAAAAATCGCCCCAGCCATTTTTTCATGCTGGTGGAACCCTTGAAACGGGCCTATGCCCAGAAGGGCGACATGGAGGGATTTGAATCCTGCATGTGGGACGCCATCAACGCCCCGACCGCATCGCCGCGTCTGGTGGCATTGTGGAGCCGCGAACTGCAATCGCATCGCCGAACCCGCGAGGCAGTCGATGTACTCTTGAAAGGCTATTCCAAGTATCCGGGATCGGTGGAATTGGCCCGTTTTCTCGTGCGGCTGCTGGAACATCTGAATCGGGAAGAAGAGGCGTTGGGGGTGGCGGTACGTTGCCTGGATCATTTAATGTCACGGCAACCCGGCTTTCAATGTTCTCAATGTGGTTTTCAGTCGCAGGATATTTATTGGAAATGTCCCCAGTGTCATCGGTGGGATACCATGGAACCCTTTTCCGGTTGA
- a CDS encoding LapA family protein, producing MNGWINLGTVVLLTIVAVAFALNNQEEVIIHIPGYWHFASIPVFVLAFVFMLLGFFFGAVSGWGRISAMRRRTEYLQRQNQSLERELTNLRNQPLDHDLQP from the coding sequence ATGAACGGTTGGATCAATCTTGGCACGGTGGTATTACTGACCATCGTGGCTGTGGCTTTTGCGCTGAACAACCAGGAAGAGGTGATCATTCACATTCCTGGATACTGGCATTTTGCCAGCATTCCGGTATTTGTCCTCGCGTTCGTTTTCATGTTGCTGGGATTTTTCTTTGGAGCGGTGTCCGGTTGGGGGCGCATCAGCGCCATGCGGCGGCGGACAGAGTATCTTCAAAGACAAAACCAATCCCTGGAACGAGAATTGACCAATTTGCGCAATCAACCCCTGGATCATGATCTGCAACCCTGA
- a CDS encoding DUF5615 family PIN-like protein, with protein sequence MILWIDAQLPPSLAAWIEESFSMAAVAVRDLNLMNSSDEVIFQTARQHNVVVVTKDADFPEMLLRSGPPPKVIWLTCGNTSNIRLKQILSKHLRHAIELLDGGESLVEIFEK encoded by the coding sequence ATGATTTTATGGATCGATGCCCAACTTCCGCCATCACTGGCAGCCTGGATTGAAGAAAGTTTCTCCATGGCTGCTGTTGCGGTACGCGATTTGAATTTGATGAACTCCTCGGACGAAGTTATCTTTCAGACTGCAAGACAACATAATGTCGTTGTTGTAACCAAGGATGCCGATTTTCCAGAGATGCTCCTTCGATCTGGCCCCCCGCCAAAAGTAATATGGCTGACGTGTGGCAATACTTCCAATATAAGGTTGAAACAGATTCTTTCCAAACACCTTCGTCATGCAATAGAATTATTAGACGGGGGGGAATCCCTGGTTGAGATTTTTGAAAAATGA
- a CDS encoding DUF433 domain-containing protein, which produces MSQYYDRITITPGQCGGRPCIRGMRIRVTDVLDLMASGLAPAQIVDELPDLVEEDITACLKYASQKLQHPVLAA; this is translated from the coding sequence ATGAGCCAATATTATGATCGTATCACCATCACGCCTGGACAATGCGGTGGCCGTCCGTGTATTCGGGGAATGCGCATACGAGTAACGGATGTGCTGGATCTTATGGCCAGTGGTCTGGCTCCTGCGCAAATAGTGGATGAGCTGCCAGATCTGGTTGAAGAAGACATCACGGCTTGCTTAAAGTATGCCAGCCAGAAGCTGCAACATCCGGTCTTGGCTGCATGA
- a CDS encoding integration host factor subunit beta, with protein sequence MTKSSLINALARQKNLSRKDAEVVVDTVFEEISQSLENGNRVELRGFGSFGLKERRSRDGRNPKTGDKVHVDSKRVLFFKAGKELRERVDC encoded by the coding sequence ATGACCAAGTCGTCTCTGATCAACGCCCTGGCGCGACAAAAAAACCTGTCGCGAAAAGATGCCGAGGTGGTCGTCGATACGGTATTCGAGGAGATCAGTCAATCCCTTGAAAATGGCAACCGGGTCGAACTTCGCGGCTTCGGCAGTTTTGGCCTGAAAGAACGTCGTTCCCGCGATGGACGCAATCCCAAAACGGGAGACAAAGTCCATGTCGATTCGAAACGGGTATTGTTTTTCAAGGCAGGTAAGGAATTGCGGGAACGGGTCGATTGCTGA
- the rpsA gene encoding 30S ribosomal protein S1: MQNQELRSLVGSEIETAAWYQSTIEGVNVGVELRSEDIELEDEDFGALLEDSFEKGVGKEGQVVTGTIIQQEGEEFIIDVGLKSEGRLTIREFMDANGRLEVGIGDTVDVFVERCEDQNGQAVLSREKAKREEAWMLLEKAFNDKKVVNGRIVGKVKGGYTVDLNSLSAFLPGSQVDVRPVHDIMRLQDEEQPFDILKMDRRRGNIVVSRRSVIEKQRDSARSALLETLHEGMILDGIVKNITDYGAFVDLGGLDGLLHITDMSWKRVKHPSNVVSVGDTVSVQVIKFNSETQRISLGMKQLQTDPWEGIGAKYPAGVKFRGVVTNITDYGAFVELESGVEGLAHVSELAWTKKNVHPSKILEVGREVEVMVLDVDADRRRISLGLKQCMENPWMIFAERHPVGSTVKGEIKNITEFGLFIGLEGDIDGLVHLSDVTWDAGAGEDALKQFQRGQEVEAVVLSLDPEKERISLGLKQANPDSWTLWVDAHPKGSTVRGTVKEAIGAGVVVSLSEQVDGLLRKNEFSKDDPEGTNLPAGAVIDVIILQVDRQKRKIALSVRALENVQERETLKEYTTDSGTATSSLGEALSKALERKAGG, translated from the coding sequence ATGCAAAACCAGGAACTACGATCCTTAGTCGGATCGGAAATCGAAACTGCGGCTTGGTATCAATCAACAATTGAAGGTGTCAACGTGGGTGTGGAACTGAGGTCTGAAGATATCGAACTCGAGGACGAAGACTTTGGCGCACTGTTGGAGGATTCGTTTGAAAAAGGGGTCGGAAAAGAAGGACAGGTCGTCACCGGCACCATCATCCAACAGGAAGGTGAAGAATTCATCATCGATGTCGGCCTGAAATCGGAGGGCCGGCTGACGATTCGTGAGTTCATGGACGCCAACGGCAGACTCGAAGTCGGTATTGGCGATACCGTGGACGTGTTTGTCGAACGCTGCGAGGATCAGAATGGCCAGGCAGTGCTGTCGCGGGAAAAAGCCAAACGCGAAGAGGCCTGGATGCTCCTCGAAAAGGCCTTCAACGACAAGAAAGTCGTCAATGGCCGCATCGTCGGCAAGGTCAAGGGGGGATATACGGTCGATCTCAACTCCCTCTCCGCCTTCCTCCCCGGATCCCAGGTGGATGTCCGTCCCGTCCATGACATCATGCGTCTTCAGGACGAGGAACAACCCTTCGACATCCTCAAAATGGACCGTCGTCGCGGCAACATCGTCGTTTCGCGCCGGTCGGTGATCGAAAAACAACGCGACAGCGCCCGTTCCGCCCTCCTGGAAACCCTTCATGAAGGGATGATCCTCGACGGTATCGTCAAGAATATCACCGATTACGGCGCCTTCGTCGATCTTGGCGGTCTCGACGGTCTGCTGCACATCACCGACATGTCCTGGAAACGGGTCAAACACCCTTCCAACGTCGTCTCCGTCGGCGATACCGTTTCGGTGCAGGTGATCAAGTTCAATTCCGAAACCCAGCGCATCTCCCTCGGAATGAAACAACTCCAGACCGACCCCTGGGAAGGTATCGGCGCCAAATATCCCGCAGGCGTCAAATTTCGCGGAGTCGTCACCAACATCACCGATTACGGCGCCTTCGTCGAATTGGAATCGGGTGTCGAAGGTCTGGCCCATGTCTCCGAACTGGCCTGGACCAAAAAGAATGTCCATCCCTCCAAGATTCTCGAAGTTGGCCGGGAAGTCGAGGTCATGGTGCTCGATGTCGATGCCGATCGGCGCCGCATCTCCCTGGGACTCAAGCAGTGCATGGAAAATCCCTGGATGATCTTCGCCGAACGTCACCCGGTGGGCAGCACGGTGAAGGGAGAAATCAAGAACATCACCGAATTCGGCCTGTTCATCGGTCTGGAAGGGGATATCGACGGTCTGGTTCACCTTTCGGACGTGACCTGGGATGCGGGCGCGGGCGAGGATGCCCTCAAGCAGTTCCAGCGTGGCCAGGAGGTCGAGGCGGTCGTCCTTTCGCTCGACCCCGAGAAAGAACGGATCTCCCTCGGGTTGAAACAGGCCAATCCCGACTCCTGGACCCTGTGGGTCGATGCCCATCCCAAGGGCTCGACCGTGCGCGGGACCGTCAAGGAGGCCATCGGCGCCGGGGTCGTGGTCTCCCTTTCCGAGCAGGTGGATGGTCTCCTGCGCAAAAATGAATTTTCCAAGGATGATCCCGAAGGGACCAATCTGCCCGCCGGTGCGGTGATTGATGTGATCATACTTCAGGTCGATCGGCAAAAACGCAAAATCGCCCTTTCAGTCCGTGCCTTGGAAAATGTCCAGGAACGGGAAACCCTCAAGGAGTACACGACCGACAGCGGCACCGCCACCAGCAGCCTGGGCGAGGCTCTGAGCAAAGCCCTTGAGAGAAAAGCGGGTGGTTGA
- a CDS encoding (d)CMP kinase: MTRDRLVIAVDGPAGAGKGAICRWVAIRFGLEYLETGALYRVVGLLSLREGGLTADPERLARLARSMPFSCRLDQNRFESLLDGIDVSDQLRREDVAMEASKVAALGAVRSALKDFQRYHGGKQDIILDGRDIGTVVWPEAQRKIFLTASVEERAKRRALELQERGETVNLPRVLEEMKLRDARDMGRTHAPLLPAEDAVVVDTTHMSLDESRHRVAALIEPLVHQRRTNRSFPTQ, encoded by the coding sequence ATGACCCGCGACAGACTGGTGATCGCCGTCGATGGACCCGCCGGGGCCGGCAAGGGCGCCATCTGCCGTTGGGTCGCCATTCGCTTTGGACTGGAATACCTCGAAACCGGCGCACTCTACCGCGTCGTGGGCCTTTTGTCCCTCCGTGAAGGCGGGTTGACGGCGGATCCGGAACGCCTGGCCCGATTGGCCCGAAGCATGCCCTTTTCCTGCCGGCTGGATCAAAATCGCTTCGAATCCCTGCTCGATGGCATCGATGTTTCCGACCAACTGCGTCGCGAAGATGTCGCCATGGAGGCCTCCAAGGTGGCCGCCCTGGGCGCGGTACGCAGCGCCCTCAAGGATTTCCAACGATACCATGGCGGCAAACAGGACATCATTCTCGACGGACGCGACATCGGCACCGTGGTATGGCCGGAAGCCCAACGCAAAATCTTTTTGACCGCCTCGGTCGAAGAAAGGGCAAAACGTCGGGCTTTGGAGTTGCAAGAACGGGGAGAAACTGTTAATTTGCCCAGGGTGTTGGAGGAGATGAAACTCCGGGACGCCAGAGACATGGGCCGAACCCATGCCCCTCTGCTCCCTGCCGAAGATGCCGTGGTCGTGGATACCACGCACATGTCATTGGATGAAAGCCGACACCGGGTGGCCGCACTGATCGAACCGTTGGTGCATCAACGACGAACCAACCGCTCTTTCCCGACCCAATAG
- the aroA gene encoding 3-phosphoshikimate 1-carboxyvinyltransferase, translating to MNADTEKNDASPIQGSVDPSLRVTPLEPGRGLSGIISVPGDKSISHRSIILGSVAEGETVVEGLLEGEDVLRTMAAFRAMGVTITERGPGTHAIEGVGLDGLSEPDQVLDMGNSGTGMRLLTGLLASQSFFSVVTGDASLRTRPMGRVIQPLTRMGAVILGRDNNRLAPLAIRGRELLPLEHDTRVASAQVKSALLLAGLNTPGVTQVTEPEATRDHTERMLQGFGANIHHEGRTITLEGWPVLKGRTIRVPGDISSAAFFIVAATLIPGSDLSIEGVGVNPTRTGLLDLLSAMGASITRENERLEGGEPVADLRVVYSELKGITVPPETIPRAIDEFPIFFVAASLAHGRTVVTGAQELRHKESDRIFAMADSLRRLGAQVKETDDGVVIDGHPDGLMGGVVVDSLTDHRVAMSLAIAALRCQNPVTILRTANIATSFPNFIQRMQDLGIRMERPWV from the coding sequence ATGAACGCCGACACCGAAAAGAATGACGCCTCTCCCATCCAGGGATCGGTCGATCCATCGCTCCGGGTGACGCCGCTCGAACCAGGCCGGGGGCTGAGCGGTATCATAAGCGTCCCCGGCGACAAGTCGATCTCCCATCGGTCGATCATCCTGGGCTCGGTGGCCGAAGGAGAAACGGTGGTCGAAGGTCTCCTCGAAGGGGAAGATGTCCTGCGCACCATGGCCGCCTTTCGCGCCATGGGGGTGACCATCACCGAACGCGGCCCGGGAACCCATGCCATCGAAGGGGTGGGCCTGGATGGATTGTCGGAACCCGACCAGGTGCTCGACATGGGCAACTCGGGAACCGGCATGCGCCTCCTGACCGGTCTCCTTGCCAGTCAATCCTTTTTCTCCGTGGTCACGGGAGATGCAAGTCTGCGCACCCGTCCCATGGGTCGGGTGATCCAACCCTTGACCCGGATGGGCGCCGTCATCCTCGGACGCGACAACAATCGCCTCGCCCCCCTGGCCATCCGCGGCAGAGAACTGTTGCCCCTGGAACACGATACCCGGGTCGCGTCGGCCCAGGTCAAAAGCGCCCTTCTTCTGGCAGGACTCAACACCCCCGGAGTCACACAGGTCACCGAACCCGAAGCGACCCGGGACCATACCGAACGGATGTTGCAGGGATTCGGGGCCAACATTCATCACGAGGGCCGTACCATCACCCTGGAGGGATGGCCGGTCCTGAAAGGACGGACCATCCGCGTCCCTGGAGATATTTCGAGCGCCGCCTTTTTCATCGTTGCCGCGACGCTCATTCCGGGAAGCGACCTTTCCATCGAAGGCGTCGGCGTCAATCCGACACGCACAGGACTCCTGGATCTGCTTTCGGCCATGGGGGCCTCGATCACACGCGAAAACGAACGCCTCGAAGGGGGCGAACCGGTCGCCGACCTGAGGGTGGTGTACTCAGAACTCAAGGGAATCACCGTACCACCCGAAACAATCCCCAGGGCCATCGATGAATTTCCCATCTTCTTCGTCGCCGCCAGCCTCGCCCACGGACGAACGGTCGTGACCGGGGCCCAGGAACTGCGACACAAGGAATCGGATCGTATTTTCGCCATGGCCGACAGTTTGCGCCGTCTGGGGGCGCAGGTGAAGGAAACGGACGATGGCGTGGTCATCGACGGTCACCCCGATGGCCTGATGGGCGGCGTGGTGGTCGATTCCCTCACCGATCACCGGGTGGCGATGAGCCTGGCCATCGCGGCACTGCGCTGCCAAAACCCGGTAACCATTTTGCGAACCGCCAATATCGCCACCTCCTTTCCCAACTTCATTCAAAGGATGCAGGATTTGGGCATCAGGATGGAACGACCATGGGTATGA